The proteins below come from a single Halobacillus salinarum genomic window:
- the parE gene encoding DNA topoisomerase IV subunit B, with protein sequence MSKQQQAYSDDSIQVLEGLEAVRKRPGMYIGSTDHRGLHHLVYEIVDNAVDEALAGFGQAMTVTLHQDGSVSVEDEGRGMPTGMHRTGKPTPEVIMTVLHAGGKFGQGGYKSSGGLHGVGASVVNALSEWLEVYICRDGEKFYQRFENGGVPVTSLENKGNTRKSGTTIRFKPDPGLFSITKFNFETLSERLREAAFLLKGFQINLVDKRDGVTEESYQYNDGLESFVAYLNEEKDTLHPVVSFEGSNGSIEVDFAFQFNDGFAESMLSFVNNVRTRDGGTHESGAKTAITRIFNDYARRAQLLKDKDKNLEGNDIREGFTAIISVRIPEELLQFEGQTKSKLGTSEARSSVDAVVAEHLSYFLEENPDVASMLIKKALKAKEAREAARKAREDARSGKKKKRKDTMLSGKLTPAQSRNAEKNELYLVEGDSAGGSAKQGRDRKFQAVLPLRGKVINTEKAKIADIFKNEEISTIIHTIGAGVGGDFTLEDCNYDKIIIMTDADTDGAHIQVLLLTFFYRYMRPLVEAGKVYIALPPLYKVSKRKGKKEQTEYAWDDEGMKKILKEFKNGYTIQRYKGLGEMNADQLWETTMNPESRTLIRVTIDDLARVERRVTTLMGDKVEPRRKWIESHVAFGLDDEANILENEKIQT encoded by the coding sequence TTGTCAAAACAACAACAAGCCTACTCAGATGATTCCATTCAAGTACTGGAGGGGTTGGAAGCGGTAAGAAAGCGGCCCGGAATGTATATTGGGTCAACAGATCACCGCGGTTTGCACCATCTGGTTTATGAAATTGTCGATAACGCTGTAGACGAAGCTTTAGCTGGTTTCGGACAAGCGATGACAGTCACTCTTCATCAGGACGGAAGCGTTTCTGTAGAGGATGAAGGACGAGGAATGCCTACCGGGATGCACAGAACAGGAAAGCCGACTCCAGAAGTCATCATGACTGTGCTTCATGCCGGAGGCAAATTCGGCCAGGGCGGCTATAAATCAAGCGGAGGACTGCATGGTGTCGGAGCTTCTGTTGTGAATGCTTTGTCGGAATGGCTGGAGGTTTATATTTGCCGGGATGGTGAGAAATTTTACCAGCGGTTTGAAAATGGCGGGGTCCCTGTCACCTCCCTGGAGAATAAAGGGAACACAAGAAAATCTGGAACAACGATACGTTTTAAGCCGGATCCGGGCTTGTTTTCGATCACTAAGTTTAATTTTGAAACTCTATCAGAGCGGCTCCGGGAAGCAGCTTTTCTATTAAAAGGTTTCCAAATCAATCTTGTTGATAAAAGGGATGGCGTTACGGAAGAATCCTACCAATACAATGACGGATTGGAATCATTTGTTGCATATTTAAATGAAGAAAAGGACACTCTGCATCCTGTCGTTTCTTTTGAAGGGTCAAATGGCAGTATTGAAGTCGACTTTGCTTTTCAATTTAACGATGGCTTTGCTGAAAGCATGCTGTCCTTTGTAAATAATGTACGGACAAGAGACGGCGGTACTCATGAATCAGGAGCCAAAACGGCCATTACACGAATTTTTAATGATTATGCAAGAAGGGCCCAGCTTCTGAAGGATAAGGATAAAAATTTAGAAGGAAATGATATCCGTGAAGGATTTACGGCCATTATTTCCGTTAGAATTCCTGAGGAGCTGCTGCAGTTTGAAGGTCAAACGAAAAGTAAGCTTGGAACTTCAGAAGCAAGGTCATCGGTTGATGCCGTCGTAGCTGAGCATTTGTCTTATTTCCTTGAGGAAAACCCGGATGTAGCTTCCATGCTGATCAAAAAAGCCCTTAAAGCAAAAGAAGCGAGGGAAGCAGCACGCAAAGCCAGAGAAGATGCGCGTTCCGGTAAAAAGAAGAAGCGGAAGGATACGATGCTGAGCGGCAAGCTTACTCCAGCGCAATCCCGAAATGCAGAGAAGAATGAACTGTATCTCGTTGAGGGAGACTCAGCAGGTGGTTCGGCCAAGCAGGGAAGGGATCGTAAATTCCAAGCGGTCCTGCCGTTGAGGGGAAAAGTTATTAATACAGAAAAAGCAAAGATTGCTGATATCTTTAAAAATGAAGAAATTTCAACGATTATTCATACGATCGGCGCCGGTGTTGGCGGAGACTTTACGCTTGAGGATTGTAATTATGATAAAATTATCATCATGACTGATGCCGATACGGACGGAGCTCACATACAAGTCCTGCTGCTCACTTTTTTCTACCGATATATGAGACCGCTTGTGGAAGCAGGGAAGGTATATATTGCACTTCCGCCGTTGTATAAAGTCTCTAAAAGAAAAGGCAAAAAGGAACAGACCGAATATGCCTGGGATGACGAAGGCATGAAGAAGATTTTAAAAGAATTTAAAAATGGTTATACGATCCAGCGGTATAAGGGTCTGGGGGAAATGAATGCAGACCAGCTGTGGGAGACCACTATGAATCCTGAATCCCGTACCTTAATAAGAGTAACCATTGATGATTTAGCAAGAGTGGAACGACGAGTGACAACCTTGATGGGAGATAAAGTGGAACCTCGCCGAAAATGGATTGAATCCCATGTTGCTTTTGGGCTGGATGATGAAGCAAACATACTAGAAAACGAAAAAATTCAGACATAA
- a CDS encoding acyl-CoA thioesterase translates to MIVTETPVRVRYQETDMMGVVYHANYLVWFEMGRTDFIDRLGFKYHELEEQGVVSPVVDASIHYQTPVRYGEDVYVKTWLAAYDGLRVTYGYEVMHTNGEAAVTGETKHVIVKKDNFRPLSIRRSFPDWHEAYLGALEQAK, encoded by the coding sequence ATGATAGTAACTGAGACACCGGTTCGCGTACGCTATCAGGAAACAGATATGATGGGGGTTGTCTATCATGCCAATTATCTCGTATGGTTTGAAATGGGGCGCACCGATTTTATTGATCGATTAGGATTTAAGTATCATGAGTTGGAAGAGCAAGGGGTTGTCTCCCCGGTCGTGGATGCTTCTATTCATTATCAAACCCCGGTTCGTTACGGGGAGGATGTATATGTGAAAACGTGGCTTGCAGCTTATGACGGCCTACGAGTCACCTATGGATACGAAGTGATGCATACGAATGGAGAAGCTGCTGTAACAGGAGAAACGAAGCACGTGATTGTGAAGAAAGACAACTTCAGACCTTTATCGATCCGCCGGAGCTTTCCTGATTGGCATGAAGCTTATCTCGGGGCTTTGGAGCAGGCAAAATAA
- the folE2 gene encoding GTP cyclohydrolase FolE2 — protein sequence MNQTELNKQKQLPSKEERHKLFGSVDPGPRTKPIEKDQMADLQNSRKDFLFNIDMVGISNVKHPIRISSKLTPEIQTTIGTFTFGSSIAQGSKGTNMSRFTEQLDKYHHEGFAIDIATMKEFTVELAERLKQSDASVTVDFPWFFERKGPYSDLTGMNHADATIDVNYDQELGHDVTVTLTGKITTLCPCSKEISEYSAHNQRGNVTMKVKLADDFNEQETDWKAALLEAAESNASARIHPVLKRPDEKMVTEQAYENPRFVEDIVRLVAADLYEYDFVESFEVTCRNEESIHLHDAVASLSYDKKAERTE from the coding sequence ATGAACCAAACTGAATTAAACAAACAAAAACAGCTACCTTCCAAGGAAGAGCGACATAAATTATTCGGCTCTGTGGACCCAGGTCCGAGAACGAAACCCATTGAAAAAGACCAAATGGCTGATTTACAGAATTCAAGAAAAGACTTTCTATTTAATATCGACATGGTAGGAATTTCCAACGTAAAACATCCGATTCGCATTTCCAGTAAGTTAACTCCTGAGATCCAAACTACTATTGGCACCTTCACCTTCGGGTCTTCCATTGCCCAGGGCAGTAAAGGAACCAATATGAGCCGCTTCACGGAACAGCTTGACAAATACCACCACGAAGGTTTCGCCATTGACATTGCCACGATGAAGGAATTCACCGTGGAACTTGCAGAGCGTCTGAAACAAAGCGATGCCAGTGTTACTGTGGATTTTCCATGGTTTTTTGAAAGAAAAGGACCTTATTCGGACTTGACTGGAATGAACCATGCGGATGCAACCATTGATGTGAATTACGATCAGGAGCTTGGACATGATGTCACCGTCACTTTAACGGGTAAAATCACTACTCTCTGCCCATGTTCAAAGGAAATTAGTGAATACAGCGCCCATAATCAGCGGGGAAATGTAACGATGAAAGTGAAGCTGGCCGATGATTTTAACGAGCAGGAAACCGACTGGAAAGCTGCTCTTCTTGAAGCGGCTGAGAGCAATGCAAGTGCCAGGATTCATCCTGTGTTAAAACGGCCTGACGAAAAAATGGTCACGGAACAGGCATATGAGAACCCACGTTTCGTAGAGGACATCGTACGGCTTGTTGCGGCTGATCTTTACGAATACGATTTTGTAGAGTCTTTTGAAGTCACGTGCCGAAATGAAGAATCCATCCATTTGCACGATGCTGTCGCTTCTTTAAGCTATGATAAAAAAGCTGAACGTACGGAGTAA
- the plsY gene encoding glycerol-3-phosphate 1-O-acyltransferase PlsY, with product MDYLIFGLIAYLLGAIPSGLIVGKLGYGIDIREHGSGNLGGTNTFRVLGIKAGLVVTTADILKGTLAVVLPILFQADVIPLIIGLFAVVGHMYPVFAGFKGGKAVATSAGVVLGVNPLLFVIMLGTFFLMLYLSKYVSLSSMVTGIVTIIVTVIQQEYGLTIVISLMTLFVIYRHRTNIKRIINKTEPKITWM from the coding sequence ATGGATTATTTAATCTTCGGACTGATTGCTTATTTATTAGGAGCCATTCCATCGGGTCTAATTGTAGGCAAACTTGGTTATGGAATCGATATACGCGAACACGGCAGCGGCAATTTAGGCGGCACCAATACGTTCAGGGTGTTAGGGATCAAAGCAGGCCTTGTGGTCACGACAGCTGATATATTAAAAGGTACGTTAGCCGTTGTTTTACCGATATTATTTCAAGCAGATGTCATCCCTCTCATTATTGGGCTGTTTGCCGTAGTGGGCCATATGTATCCGGTCTTTGCCGGTTTCAAAGGAGGAAAGGCGGTAGCCACTTCAGCAGGAGTTGTGTTAGGAGTAAATCCGCTGCTCTTTGTTATTATGCTTGGCACCTTCTTTTTAATGCTGTACTTAAGTAAATATGTATCATTATCTTCGATGGTTACCGGGATCGTAACGATTATAGTTACTGTCATCCAGCAGGAATACGGGCTTACGATCGTCATATCTTTAATGACCTTGTTTGTCATTTACCGCCACCGTACGAATATTAAGAGAATTATCAATAAAACTGAGCCTAAAATTACCTGGATGTAA
- a CDS encoding CoA-binding protein: protein MPFENPSRDQIKKLLDESKTIAVIGLSDNPARTSYQVSQAMQQAGYRIIPVNPTIGEALGEKAYGSITEVEEPIDIINVFRRPEHLPEIARECRTVKAEAFWGQLGVIHEEAYEYLKDTDKLVIMDMCIKVAHAVLR, encoded by the coding sequence ATGCCATTTGAAAACCCTTCCAGAGACCAGATCAAAAAACTTCTGGATGAATCGAAGACCATCGCTGTCATAGGTCTCTCCGATAACCCGGCGCGTACTTCCTACCAGGTGAGTCAGGCCATGCAGCAAGCAGGTTACAGGATTATTCCTGTAAATCCGACGATTGGAGAAGCATTAGGTGAAAAGGCATATGGAAGCATAACGGAAGTGGAAGAACCGATCGACATCATCAATGTGTTCCGCAGACCGGAACACTTACCTGAAATTGCACGTGAATGCCGGACGGTTAAAGCTGAAGCGTTTTGGGGACAATTAGGAGTAATTCATGAAGAAGCGTATGAATATTTAAAAGATACCGATAAGCTTGTTATTATGGACATGTGCATTAAAGTCGCGCACGCCGTGCTCCGATAA
- a CDS encoding ABC transporter ATP-binding protein, which produces MITFENVTKTFPDGTTAVKAIDLHVEEGELLTLIGPSGCGKTTTMKMINRLIQPTEGTIKIHNKDIRDYNIHELRWNIGYVLQQIALFPHMTVEENISIVPEMKKWKKKELSNRIDELMDMVGLDASKHRKRKPRELSGGQQQRVGVIRALAADPDIILMDEPFSALDPISREQLQTDIRELQRKIQKTIVFVTHDMDEAMALGDRVCLMKQGEIIQLDTPQNLILNPANAFVKDFIGARKSPWQTAVDVMLDQTKSHVFTEDEFTNGQIPDRGTFALKDAQGKYTGGVHEGNRTELPVLGNGMTLREATAEFESCDYPLLPVVKNGQLLGTLSYKDMVFYLKQQIKTENGVVQT; this is translated from the coding sequence ATGATAACTTTTGAAAATGTCACAAAGACTTTTCCAGATGGAACAACAGCAGTCAAAGCTATTGATCTCCATGTGGAGGAAGGAGAACTATTAACACTAATCGGACCGAGTGGTTGTGGTAAGACGACGACGATGAAGATGATCAACCGTCTTATCCAGCCGACGGAAGGGACGATAAAAATACATAATAAAGATATTCGTGACTACAATATTCATGAATTGCGGTGGAATATCGGCTATGTGCTCCAGCAGATCGCTCTATTTCCCCACATGACAGTAGAAGAGAATATTTCGATTGTTCCGGAAATGAAAAAATGGAAAAAGAAAGAGCTGTCCAATCGGATTGATGAGCTGATGGACATGGTTGGACTTGACGCTTCCAAGCATCGAAAAAGAAAACCTAGAGAACTCTCCGGCGGCCAGCAGCAGCGCGTGGGAGTGATTCGTGCCCTCGCTGCAGACCCGGATATTATCCTCATGGATGAACCCTTCAGCGCTCTTGATCCGATCAGCAGGGAACAGCTGCAAACAGATATCAGGGAATTGCAGAGGAAAATTCAGAAGACCATCGTGTTTGTTACCCATGACATGGATGAAGCCATGGCACTTGGCGACCGTGTCTGTTTGATGAAACAAGGAGAAATCATCCAACTGGATACGCCACAGAATTTGATTTTGAATCCTGCCAATGCGTTTGTTAAAGACTTTATCGGAGCACGCAAGTCCCCTTGGCAGACGGCGGTGGATGTTATGCTCGACCAGACAAAAAGCCACGTATTTACGGAGGATGAATTTACCAACGGGCAGATACCGGACCGGGGGACATTTGCCTTAAAAGATGCTCAAGGAAAATATACCGGAGGCGTTCATGAGGGAAATAGAACAGAGCTTCCAGTCCTTGGCAACGGCATGACATTGAGAGAAGCCACTGCAGAATTTGAAAGTTGTGACTACCCGCTTCTTCCGGTTGTTAAAAATGGTCAGCTGCTTGGGACGCTTTCCTATAAGGACATGGTGTTCTACCTTAAACAGCAGATTAAAACGGAAAACGGGGTGGTGCAGACATGA
- the yidD gene encoding membrane protein insertion efficiency factor YidD yields the protein MKYVMIGLIRFYQKGISPFFPPSCRFQPTCSAYGLEAFRRFGFFKGFYLTVKRVAKCHPLHKGGFDPVPEKKQPGK from the coding sequence ATGAAGTATGTCATGATCGGATTAATCAGATTCTACCAAAAAGGAATCAGCCCTTTTTTCCCGCCTTCCTGCCGTTTCCAACCGACTTGTTCGGCCTATGGATTGGAAGCTTTCCGAAGGTTCGGTTTTTTCAAAGGATTTTACTTGACTGTTAAACGCGTAGCTAAATGTCACCCTTTACACAAAGGTGGCTTTGATCCTGTTCCAGAAAAAAAACAGCCGGGTAAATAA
- a CDS encoding glycosyl hydrolase family 18 protein, whose product MQKSESLYQLLLKRKTIIFIILGVFAILIGIIIKFFLLASNTQKEYFPYEHSIIFQNQLDRAHPAKMIDGKVFVPLDFVKESIDSTVTYDQSTQSVIVTMPRSVYQLPSEKLNYFMNEKKYKLDFPAIKGGGQTTWVAAEWIASVYPVKVTYQSSTGAVFLYKNGYKKQQAAVKADAKDKWTKLREKSSRTSPYYTKLQPSDKLFLMGKVGAYYKVRTAEGYGGYLPEQVVLKQNTKTVETKTKITKAPEVNQPSLPFQVVWDGIYVAEANPKMVDQLAGVEVMSPTWFKLKNKEGAIKNIASKSYVEQAHKNGDKVWALFSNDFDPDMTAQVLPSFEKRQSMIRQLIKFADIYEIDGINIDFENVYEKNGDDFTQFVRELVSYAHSAGLTVTVNVTFESGSGQWSKFFDRKELAKTADFLMVMAYDEHWANAPQAGSVASLPWVENHLKSTLQKVPADKLLLGVPMYTRLWKEEKQENGETKVSSESKTMKEAKQWMNKHHLKPKVDQSSGQHYVELKKENKVYRMWLEDGFSLKKRISLVGKYNLAGVSAWSRHFAEPSIWKEIEKDLNRK is encoded by the coding sequence ATGCAGAAATCAGAATCTTTATACCAGCTTCTCTTAAAAAGAAAAACAATTATTTTCATTATTCTCGGGGTATTCGCTATCCTTATCGGGATCATCATTAAGTTCTTTCTGCTAGCTTCTAACACGCAGAAAGAGTATTTTCCATATGAGCATTCGATTATTTTTCAAAACCAACTGGATCGCGCTCATCCTGCAAAAATGATTGATGGTAAAGTCTTTGTTCCGCTTGATTTCGTGAAAGAATCCATTGATTCTACAGTTACTTACGACCAGTCCACTCAATCTGTGATTGTGACGATGCCTCGTTCGGTTTACCAGCTTCCTTCTGAAAAATTAAATTATTTCATGAATGAGAAGAAATACAAATTGGATTTTCCTGCCATTAAAGGTGGTGGTCAAACAACGTGGGTCGCCGCTGAATGGATCGCAAGTGTTTATCCAGTAAAAGTAACGTACCAATCCAGTACAGGAGCTGTATTTTTATATAAAAACGGCTATAAAAAGCAGCAAGCGGCCGTCAAAGCTGACGCAAAGGATAAATGGACAAAACTGAGGGAGAAATCGTCGCGCACATCACCCTATTATACCAAGTTACAGCCTTCTGACAAGCTGTTTTTAATGGGGAAAGTGGGTGCTTACTACAAAGTGCGCACAGCAGAAGGGTACGGCGGCTACCTTCCTGAACAAGTCGTCCTGAAACAAAATACGAAGACAGTCGAGACGAAAACAAAAATAACGAAAGCGCCTGAAGTCAATCAACCTTCTCTTCCTTTTCAAGTCGTTTGGGATGGGATTTATGTCGCTGAGGCAAATCCGAAGATGGTGGATCAGTTAGCAGGCGTAGAAGTGATGTCACCTACGTGGTTCAAACTAAAAAATAAGGAAGGAGCTATAAAAAATATTGCTTCCAAATCTTATGTGGAACAGGCCCACAAAAACGGAGATAAAGTCTGGGCACTCTTTTCCAATGATTTTGATCCGGATATGACAGCTCAAGTTCTGCCTTCGTTTGAAAAGAGACAGTCGATGATTAGACAGCTCATTAAATTTGCTGACATTTACGAAATCGACGGCATCAATATCGATTTTGAGAATGTGTACGAGAAAAACGGGGATGATTTTACTCAATTTGTCCGTGAACTGGTCTCTTATGCTCATTCAGCCGGCCTGACTGTTACTGTAAACGTAACCTTTGAGTCAGGCAGTGGTCAGTGGTCGAAATTTTTTGACCGCAAAGAGCTAGCGAAAACCGCTGATTTCTTGATGGTTATGGCTTATGACGAACATTGGGCCAATGCGCCTCAGGCAGGGAGTGTGGCTAGTCTTCCATGGGTCGAAAACCACTTAAAAAGCACTTTACAAAAAGTCCCTGCTGATAAACTGCTCTTAGGAGTCCCGATGTATACCCGCCTTTGGAAGGAAGAGAAGCAGGAAAACGGTGAAACTAAAGTCAGTTCTGAATCTAAAACTATGAAGGAAGCAAAGCAGTGGATGAACAAACATCATTTGAAACCAAAGGTTGATCAATCTTCAGGCCAGCATTATGTAGAATTGAAAAAAGAAAACAAGGTATATCGAATGTGGCTGGAGGATGGATTTTCCTTAAAAAAACGGATATCTCTAGTGGGAAAATATAATTTAGCAGGAGTTTCCGCCTGGAGCAGGCATTTTGCAGAACCATCCATTTGGAAAGAAATTGAAAAAGACTTGAATCGTAAATGA
- a CDS encoding AAA family ATPase, with protein MVDDMKQWRNLDQAPPLSEIEALRYLDAQESEDKELQALLYVALAYHRMKRHPNGDALADQFIDEARVINGGHSIVKEIYESKQLLQAYTLLKDTPIEQWVMHETDHDSAKAKKAKVIQADISQLLSHWDQELAEKTVVDASSRIGLYQEVYEQLLDLREMLAGAIATIEKRRILVPVKEINEKSRKLTDYQDELYKQLPDVLTNAASSNPLEEFDQMVGLTDVKEYITRYYHFLQYQQERKNFGFSMVDEPGLHMIITGNPGTGKTTIARLLASIYYELGILDTKEVVEVNRSHLVGSYVGQSEENTMNYVKQAIGGVLFIDEAYSLKREGQTGNDYGQAVIDTLVSAMTSKEFGGKFAVILAGYPEEMRQFLWSNPGLRSRVPEQNHIALADYRMDELLTIAEQTAIENDFFFTKTALSEFETLIDKERVDESFGNARTVKNLVLKTVFNKGAHEAERDKHHWLDHMRIVRKDLIWEDEIPENEPAPMEKLYELIGLGSVKNEVKKLSSFVQAQQKRKENGYPVVPIQLHSVFSGNPGTGKTTVASIYADILKQCGLLKRGHMVVVSRSDLVAGYVGQTAIKTKRKIREALGGVLFIDEAYSLYNGSRDDFGKEAIETLVDEMTKHNENLIVILAGYQQEMEQLINSNPGLATRFKKYFYFADYNEQELLDMTTFQADQYGYQLVPEATSFLYQKFQAHAIRGNGRFVSNLVNEAVQYQAIRIVEHEAVNINELTQEDFENAWKSTRRET; from the coding sequence ATGGTAGACGATATGAAGCAGTGGAGAAACTTAGATCAGGCTCCGCCTCTAAGTGAAATAGAGGCTCTTCGTTATTTAGATGCACAAGAGTCCGAAGACAAAGAACTGCAGGCTTTATTGTATGTGGCACTTGCCTATCACAGAATGAAGCGTCATCCAAACGGGGATGCACTTGCTGATCAATTTATTGATGAAGCTAGAGTTATCAACGGCGGACATTCCATTGTAAAAGAGATCTATGAATCTAAACAGCTCCTGCAGGCCTATACGCTGCTTAAGGACACACCTATTGAACAGTGGGTGATGCATGAGACAGACCATGACTCGGCTAAAGCCAAAAAAGCAAAAGTAATCCAGGCAGACATCTCTCAATTATTGAGTCATTGGGATCAGGAATTAGCTGAAAAGACGGTCGTGGACGCATCAAGCCGTATTGGACTTTACCAGGAAGTTTATGAGCAATTGTTAGACTTAAGAGAAATGCTGGCAGGTGCAATCGCTACGATAGAAAAAAGGCGGATTCTTGTACCTGTGAAAGAAATAAATGAGAAGTCAAGAAAACTTACTGATTATCAGGATGAATTATACAAGCAGCTCCCGGATGTGTTAACTAATGCCGCTTCTTCAAACCCGCTGGAAGAGTTTGATCAGATGGTAGGGCTTACAGATGTAAAAGAGTACATTACGCGCTATTATCATTTTCTTCAATATCAGCAGGAGAGGAAGAACTTTGGCTTTTCCATGGTAGATGAACCCGGTCTTCATATGATTATTACCGGAAATCCAGGGACGGGGAAGACGACGATCGCAAGGCTGCTCGCTTCTATTTATTACGAGCTGGGAATCCTGGATACTAAAGAAGTCGTGGAAGTGAATCGTTCCCATTTAGTCGGTTCATATGTGGGTCAAAGTGAAGAAAATACGATGAATTACGTCAAGCAAGCCATAGGCGGTGTCTTGTTTATTGATGAAGCCTACAGCTTGAAACGGGAAGGACAGACCGGCAACGACTATGGCCAGGCAGTCATAGATACCCTTGTTTCAGCGATGACAAGTAAGGAGTTTGGCGGAAAATTTGCCGTTATCTTAGCTGGATACCCTGAGGAAATGCGTCAATTTCTATGGTCCAATCCAGGCCTCAGAAGCCGTGTTCCTGAGCAAAACCACATCGCGCTGGCTGACTACCGGATGGACGAACTGCTGACCATTGCTGAACAAACGGCCATAGAAAACGATTTTTTCTTTACAAAGACAGCACTCAGTGAATTCGAAACGCTGATCGATAAAGAAAGGGTAGACGAATCTTTTGGAAATGCGAGGACGGTAAAGAATCTTGTATTGAAAACAGTTTTTAATAAAGGTGCGCATGAAGCAGAAAGAGATAAGCATCATTGGCTTGATCATATGAGAATTGTGAGGAAAGATTTGATATGGGAAGACGAAATACCTGAAAATGAACCAGCCCCGATGGAAAAATTATATGAACTTATCGGGCTTGGAAGCGTAAAAAATGAAGTGAAAAAACTTTCCTCCTTTGTCCAGGCTCAGCAAAAAAGGAAAGAAAATGGTTATCCAGTCGTACCGATTCAGCTCCATTCTGTATTTTCAGGCAACCCTGGAACCGGGAAAACCACCGTTGCTTCCATTTACGCAGATATACTCAAGCAATGTGGTTTATTGAAGCGTGGTCATATGGTCGTTGTATCACGCAGTGATCTTGTAGCTGGATATGTGGGACAGACAGCTATAAAAACAAAAAGGAAAATCAGAGAAGCCTTAGGTGGTGTGCTGTTTATTGATGAAGCTTATTCGCTTTATAACGGCAGCCGGGATGACTTCGGCAAGGAGGCGATCGAAACTCTGGTGGACGAAATGACCAAGCATAACGAAAACTTGATTGTCATTCTTGCCGGGTACCAGCAGGAAATGGAACAGCTCATTAACAGCAACCCGGGGCTTGCAACACGATTTAAGAAGTATTTTTATTTCGCGGATTACAATGAGCAGGAATTACTGGATATGACCACTTTCCAGGCGGATCAATACGGTTATCAGCTCGTACCGGAAGCAACTTCGTTCCTTTATCAAAAATTTCAAGCGCATGCGATCAGAGGGAATGGACGATTCGTCAGCAATCTTGTAAATGAAGCGGTTCAATATCAAGCCATCAGAATCGTAGAGCATGAGGCCGTAAACATAAATGAATTGACTCAGGAGGATTTTGAAAATGCGTGGAAGTCGACGAGAAGGGAGACTTAA
- a CDS encoding HesB/YadR/YfhF family protein: MNLTLTEQAANWYEKELDLPKDASLRFYVRYGGSGGLQPGFSLAIKRQTPENPIAEENINEVTYFVEEEDSWYFDDQSIIVELNEAWEEPEFKYEENKDTR, from the coding sequence GTGAACCTTACCTTAACTGAACAAGCAGCGAATTGGTATGAAAAAGAACTGGATCTTCCAAAGGATGCTTCCCTGCGCTTTTACGTCCGTTACGGGGGGAGTGGAGGACTGCAGCCAGGTTTTTCATTAGCAATCAAAAGACAAACTCCAGAAAACCCTATTGCTGAAGAAAATATCAACGAAGTCACTTATTTTGTGGAAGAAGAAGACAGCTGGTATTTTGACGACCAGTCCATCATTGTAGAATTAAATGAGGCATGGGAAGAGCCGGAATTTAAATACGAAGAAAATAAAGACACCCGCTAG